A stretch of Aureispira sp. CCB-E DNA encodes these proteins:
- the ytxJ gene encoding bacillithiol system redox-active protein YtxJ: MKWKELNNINDLETALKASYEQPVALFKHSTRCSVSLMAKKSVERFWDLDIDAYYLDLIAHRDVSNAIADQLNIEHQSPQMILVKEGKAIYNASHGSIDVDTMGDLL; encoded by the coding sequence ATGAAATGGAAAGAGCTTAACAATATCAATGATCTAGAAACTGCTTTAAAAGCCTCTTATGAACAACCTGTTGCCCTATTCAAGCACAGTACACGTTGCTCTGTTAGTTTGATGGCTAAAAAGAGTGTAGAACGTTTTTGGGATTTGGATATTGACGCTTATTACTTGGATTTAATCGCCCACAGAGATGTGTCGAACGCTATTGCAGATCAACTAAATATAGAGCATCAATCGCCTCAAATGATTCTAGTCAAAGAGGGAAAAGCTATTTATAATGCCTCGCATGGTTCTATTGATGTTGATACTATGGGAGATTTGTTATAG
- a CDS encoding DUF695 domain-containing protein, which translates to MKTIFLAVLCLFSTFLLSAQDDEGTWDAYMAAYEDDNPGSTILRMDLIEKAPLKEYSKLLITGVTYKSNREDGFPDKEMLQTLYEINDKLEALLKKHFEIIYVGSFTYNYERLGYYYIKSDKNLEKKLQKFYKKNYPGFKSQITIKEDIEWKAYTEFLYPSEEILGYMYNKKVVKALYDAGDLLTEKRRIDHWLWFHDETKLKECISELEQLGYTIEGYKKVEERENLYSIQIWKNGLPDMENISAETSSLQVLAKKYDGEYDGWETIVVKK; encoded by the coding sequence ATGAAAACTATTTTCCTTGCAGTCTTATGCCTTTTTTCTACATTTCTTCTATCTGCTCAAGATGATGAAGGAACTTGGGATGCTTATATGGCTGCTTACGAAGATGACAACCCCGGTTCTACAATATTGCGAATGGACTTAATAGAAAAAGCTCCATTAAAAGAATACTCTAAGTTATTAATAACAGGCGTTACTTACAAAAGCAATAGAGAAGATGGGTTTCCCGACAAGGAGATGCTTCAAACGCTTTATGAGATAAATGATAAACTAGAAGCTTTATTAAAAAAGCATTTTGAAATTATCTATGTTGGCAGTTTTACATATAATTATGAAAGATTAGGATATTATTATATCAAATCAGATAAGAACTTAGAGAAAAAGCTTCAAAAATTTTATAAAAAAAATTACCCTGGCTTTAAATCGCAGATCACCATTAAAGAGGACATTGAATGGAAGGCTTATACTGAATTTTTATACCCTAGTGAAGAAATATTGGGTTATATGTACAATAAGAAAGTTGTAAAAGCTCTTTACGATGCAGGGGATCTATTAACAGAAAAAAGAAGAATTGATCATTGGCTTTGGTTTCATGATGAAACAAAATTAAAAGAGTGTATATCTGAACTTGAGCAACTAGGTTATACAATCGAAGGCTATAAAAAAGTAGAAGAACGAGAAAATTTATATAGTATCCAAATTTGGAAAAATGGCTTGCCTGATATGGAGAATATTAGTGCTGAAACCTCCAGTTTGCAAGTATTAGCAAAGAAATATGATGGAGAATACGATGGCTGGGAAACAATTGTTGTAAAAAAATAA
- a CDS encoding DUF1294 domain-containing protein, giving the protein MTLFTLSLIWIGTSSLYSFVRMGWDKQKANQKEWRTSEKHFFIAAAVGGSLGVLLGMQVWRHKTQKWAFKLPIYGIVTIQLILLYFYWFVWQ; this is encoded by the coding sequence ATGACGCTATTTACCTTGAGTTTAATTTGGATTGGAACCTCCTCTTTGTATTCTTTTGTAAGAATGGGGTGGGACAAACAAAAAGCAAATCAAAAAGAATGGCGAACTTCTGAAAAACACTTCTTTATTGCTGCTGCGGTTGGAGGAAGTCTAGGGGTATTGTTAGGCATGCAGGTTTGGAGGCATAAAACGCAAAAATGGGCGTTTAAATTGCCTATTTATGGTATTGTTACCATTCAATTAATACTATTGTATTTCTATTGGTTTGTATGGCAATAA
- a CDS encoding ribosome maturation factor RimM, which translates to MDYVEIGRFRKPHGLNGEIKGDIDERFWNDVADVEAFFVEIKGEKTPYFIEYLRGKGTLIFKFEDIDTKEAASLFTSQPLYLRRDDISLTEEEINDTGLEFGYLEGYELHLEAIGKAGVIKYVDEYPQQEMATVHDGEKEILVPLRAAWIISVDKSEKVVIMDLPEGLLDI; encoded by the coding sequence ATGGATTACGTTGAAATTGGACGTTTTAGAAAACCACATGGTTTAAACGGTGAAATCAAAGGAGATATTGACGAGCGTTTTTGGAATGATGTGGCAGATGTAGAGGCGTTTTTTGTTGAAATTAAGGGCGAAAAAACACCTTATTTTATTGAGTATTTGAGAGGGAAAGGAACCCTGATTTTTAAGTTTGAAGATATTGATACCAAAGAAGCGGCAAGCCTATTCACTAGTCAGCCGTTATATTTGCGTCGAGACGATATTTCTTTGACAGAAGAAGAAATTAATGACACAGGATTAGAATTTGGCTACTTAGAAGGCTATGAGTTGCACTTAGAAGCTATTGGGAAAGCTGGAGTTATAAAATATGTCGATGAGTATCCTCAGCAAGAAATGGCAACTGTGCACGATGGTGAAAAAGAAATTTTAGTCCCTCTGAGAGCAGCTTGGATTATCTCTGTTGATAAAAGTGAGAAAGTTGTCATCATGGATTTACCAGAAGGGTTGTTAGATATTTAA